One genomic region from Flagellimonas oceani encodes:
- a CDS encoding DUF808 domain-containing protein, protein MASGFFAVLDDISALMDDVATMSKVATKKTAGILGDDLAVNAEKATGFLSNREIPVLWAITKGSFINKLIILPVAFLLSAYLPTAITIILLLGGVYLAYEGAEKIYEYIFHRDDKGVAEDPTEIPEEELPELEKKKIKQAIITDFILSIEIVIIALSTVVNEPLVTRIAVVSVVALLATVGVYGIVALIVRMDDYGYRLINLNEQTDSFSDKVGKVLVKGLPIIIKGLSIVGTLALLLVSGGIFNHNIEFLHHLFPAFPSLLKDFLVGLVVGLVAVLLMQVVKKVFKRN, encoded by the coding sequence ATGGCCTCAGGTTTTTTCGCTGTTTTGGACGATATCTCCGCACTTATGGACGATGTGGCGACCATGAGCAAGGTAGCAACCAAAAAAACGGCGGGCATTTTGGGCGATGACTTGGCGGTAAATGCCGAGAAGGCTACAGGTTTTTTGTCCAACAGGGAAATCCCAGTGCTCTGGGCCATTACCAAAGGGTCCTTTATTAACAAATTGATCATTCTCCCGGTCGCATTTTTATTGAGCGCCTATCTGCCCACCGCGATCACGATCATTCTTTTATTGGGAGGTGTTTACTTGGCGTACGAAGGGGCGGAAAAAATTTATGAGTATATTTTTCATAGAGATGATAAGGGCGTAGCCGAAGACCCTACCGAAATTCCCGAAGAGGAGTTGCCCGAACTGGAAAAGAAAAAAATAAAACAAGCCATTATCACAGACTTTATACTGTCCATTGAAATTGTGATCATTGCGCTGAGCACCGTGGTGAACGAACCGTTGGTAACGCGCATAGCCGTAGTTTCTGTAGTGGCGCTATTGGCCACGGTAGGGGTTTATGGTATTGTGGCCCTTATTGTGCGTATGGATGATTATGGCTATCGGCTCATCAACCTTAACGAACAAACAGACAGTTTCTCCGATAAAGTTGGTAAGGTCTTGGTGAAAGGCCTTCCAATCATAATTAAGGGATTGTCCATAGTGGGAACACTTGCATTGTTATTGGTGTCGGGCGGAATTTTTAATCACAATATTGAATTCTTGCACCATTTGTTTCCCGCTTTTCCTTCTTTGCTGAAGGATTTTCTGGTGGGGCTGGTCGTGGGTCTTGTGGCAGTTCTGCTAATGCAGGTGGTAAAGAAGGTTTTTAAACGTAACTAG
- a CDS encoding COG2426 family protein, with protein sequence MHKDLIIAALWSISPFGEAKVGIPYGMYQGANEYVVFIVCFLANVMVFPLMMFFLEYINRHLVKWRFYKKSAVFVGQRAKRGSGKKIQRFGFLGIVLFVMIPLPGTGVYAGSIAAYLFKMKKREAFAANTIGIFFSSVIIWVATLMSMEGVN encoded by the coding sequence TTGCACAAGGATTTGATCATAGCGGCACTTTGGAGTATTTCCCCTTTTGGCGAGGCCAAGGTGGGCATTCCCTACGGTATGTACCAAGGAGCTAATGAGTACGTCGTATTTATTGTGTGTTTTTTGGCCAATGTAATGGTATTTCCTTTAATGATGTTCTTTTTGGAGTATATCAACAGGCATTTGGTCAAATGGCGTTTTTATAAAAAGTCCGCCGTATTCGTCGGCCAAAGGGCAAAAAGAGGTTCCGGAAAAAAAATACAGCGTTTCGGTTTCTTGGGCATTGTGTTGTTTGTAATGATTCCGCTGCCTGGTACCGGTGTCTACGCAGGAAGTATAGCCGCGTATCTTTTCAAAATGAAAAAACGTGAAGCTTTCGCCGCAAATACCATAGGCATCTTTTTCTCCTCAGTAATAATTTGGGTGGCCACCTTAATGTCCATGGAGGGCGTTAATTAA
- a CDS encoding NAD(P)-dependent oxidoreductase has translation MKFGIIRERKNPPDRRVVLSPEECQNVLSKFPKAEILVESSPIRVFSDQEYADKGLKVVNDLETCEVLLGVKEVPIDALLPNKKYFFFSHTIKKQPYNQELLQAVLDKNIELYDHEVITNAKGARLVAFGRYAGIVGAYNGFRAYGLKYDLFQLPKAESLLDQQALIAELKKIQLSNIKILLTGKGRVGNGAKEMLDAMELKKVSVSEYLNDSFEEPVYCQIDASEYNKRKDAVRGSKADFFKNPGEYRSDFFRFAKVTDFYIAGHFYGDGAPYLYTREDAKQQEFKIKVVADISCDIDGPVASTVRSSTIAEPIYGYDPQSETETDFKNEDAIAVMAVDNLPCELPRDASVGFGDAFSKYVIPSFFNGDKDGILERALMTQNGKLTQRYTYLQNYVDGKE, from the coding sequence ATGAAGTTCGGAATCATCAGGGAACGTAAAAACCCGCCAGATCGCAGGGTGGTACTATCACCAGAGGAGTGTCAAAATGTCCTATCCAAATTTCCAAAAGCCGAGATTTTGGTCGAATCTTCGCCCATTCGCGTGTTTTCTGACCAAGAATATGCCGATAAAGGCCTAAAAGTGGTCAATGATTTGGAAACCTGCGAAGTGCTGCTCGGCGTCAAGGAAGTGCCTATTGATGCATTGCTTCCCAATAAAAAGTATTTCTTTTTTTCCCATACCATAAAAAAACAGCCCTATAACCAGGAACTGCTCCAAGCCGTACTCGATAAAAACATCGAACTGTATGATCACGAAGTCATTACCAATGCCAAAGGGGCTAGATTGGTGGCCTTTGGTCGCTACGCAGGTATTGTTGGAGCCTACAACGGGTTCAGGGCCTACGGACTTAAGTACGATTTGTTCCAACTGCCCAAAGCGGAATCACTTCTGGACCAACAAGCCTTGATCGCCGAACTCAAAAAAATACAACTGTCCAACATTAAAATTCTACTTACCGGAAAGGGTAGGGTGGGCAATGGCGCCAAGGAAATGCTCGATGCCATGGAGTTAAAAAAAGTAAGCGTATCCGAATACCTGAACGATTCATTTGAAGAACCCGTGTATTGCCAGATAGATGCCTCTGAGTATAACAAACGAAAAGATGCCGTTCGTGGCAGCAAAGCGGATTTTTTTAAAAACCCAGGAGAATACAGATCTGATTTTTTCCGTTTCGCCAAAGTGACGGACTTCTATATTGCGGGGCATTTTTATGGAGACGGAGCTCCTTATCTTTATACTCGAGAGGATGCCAAGCAACAAGAATTCAAAATAAAAGTGGTGGCCGACATCAGTTGCGATATAGATGGCCCCGTGGCATCCACCGTTCGTTCATCTACCATAGCGGAACCCATTTATGGTTACGACCCACAATCCGAAACGGAAACTGATTTCAAAAATGAAGATGCCATTGCCGTAATGGCCGTGGACAATCTGCCCTGCGAATTGCCAAGGGATGCCAGCGTTGGTTTTGGTGATGCGTTTTCCAAATATGTGATACCTTCCTTTTTCAATGGCGATAAAGACGGTATCTTGGAAAGGGCCCTTATGACCCAAAACGGAAAGTTGACACAACGCTATACCTATCTACAAAACTACGTTGACGGTAAAGAATAA